Proteins co-encoded in one Lynx canadensis isolate LIC74 chromosome C1, mLynCan4.pri.v2, whole genome shotgun sequence genomic window:
- the LDLRAP1 gene encoding low density lipoprotein receptor adapter protein 1 isoform X3 has product MDALKSAGRALIRSPSLAKQSWGGGGRHRKLPENWTDTRETLLEGMLFSLKYLGMTLVEQPKGEELSAAAVKRIVATAKASGKKLQKVTLKVSPRGIILTDNITNQLIENVSIYRISYCTADKMHDKVFAYIAQSQHNENLECHAFLCTKRKMAQAVTLTVAQAFKVAFEFWQVSKEEKEKREKASQEGGDVLGGGLRDNTPSLKSLVATGNLLDLEETAKAPLSTVSANTTNMDEAPRPQALNNSSVVWELDDGLDEAFSRLAQSRTNPQVLDTGLTAQDIHYAQCLSPVDWDKPDSSGAEQDDLFSF; this is encoded by the exons ATGGACGCGCTCAAGTCCGCGGGACGGGCGCTGATCCGGAGCCCCAGCCTCGCCAAGCAGAGCTGGGGGGGCGGCGGCCGGCATCGGA AGCTGCCAGAGAACTGGACGGACACTCGGGAGACACTGCTCGAGGGGATGCTCTTCAGCCTCAAGTACCTGGGCATGACGCTGGTGGAGCAGCCCAAGGGCGAGGAGCTGTCGGCTGCTGCCGTCAAGAGGATTGTGGCCACG GCAAAGGCCAGCGGGAAGAAGCTGCAGAAAGTGACTCTCAAGGTGTCACCACGGGGGATTATCCTGACCGACAACATCACCAACCAGCTCATTGAGAACGTGTCCATTTACAG GATCTCCTACTGCACAGCAGACAAGATGCACGACAAAGTGTTTGCGTACATCGCACAGAGCCAGCACAACGAGAATCTCGAGTGCCATGCCTTCCTCTGCACCAAGCGGAAAATG GCCCAGGCTGTCACCCTCACAGTAGCCCAGGCCTTCAaagttgcctttgagttttggcAGGTGTCCAAGGAAG agaaggagaagagggagaaagccaGCCAAGAAGGAGGGGACGTCCTGGGTGGGGGCCTCCGTGACAACACCCCATCGTTGAAGAGCT TGGTTGCCACTGGGAACCTGCTGGACTTGGAAGAGACGGCCAAGGCCCCGCTGTCCACAGTCAGCGCTAATACCACTAACATGGATGAGGCACCGAGGCCTCAAGCCTTGAACAATAGCAGCGTTGTCTGG GAGCTGGATGACGGCCTGGATGAAGCATTTTCAAG GCTTGCCCAGTCTCGGACGAACCCTCAGGTCCTGGACACTGGATTGACAGCACAGGACATCCATTATGCCCAGTGCCTCTCACCTGTCGACTGGGACAAGCCTGACAGCAGCGGCGCCGAGCAGGATGACCTCTTCAGCTTCTGA
- the LDLRAP1 gene encoding low density lipoprotein receptor adapter protein 1 isoform X4, with product MTTPLLLESRCREKDLSASHLSGKISQEIPLGEVRRESKKWISHQQLPENWTDTRETLLEGMLFSLKYLGMTLVEQPKGEELSAAAVKRIVATAKASGKKLQKVTLKVSPRGIILTDNITNQLIENVSIYRISYCTADKMHDKVFAYIAQSQHNENLECHAFLCTKRKMAQAVTLTVAQAFKVAFEFWQVSKEVVATGNLLDLEETAKAPLSTVSANTTNMDEAPRPQALNNSSVVWELDDGLDEAFSRLAQSRTNPQVLDTGLTAQDIHYAQCLSPVDWDKPDSSGAEQDDLFSF from the exons ATGACCACTCCGCTTCTTCTAGAAAGCAGATGCCGAGAGAAGGATCTGAGTGCGAGCCATCTATCTGGGAAGATATCTCAAGAAATACCTTTAGGAGAAGTGAGAAGAGAGTCCAAAAAGTGGATAAGTCACCAGC AGCTGCCAGAGAACTGGACGGACACTCGGGAGACACTGCTCGAGGGGATGCTCTTCAGCCTCAAGTACCTGGGCATGACGCTGGTGGAGCAGCCCAAGGGCGAGGAGCTGTCGGCTGCTGCCGTCAAGAGGATTGTGGCCACG GCAAAGGCCAGCGGGAAGAAGCTGCAGAAAGTGACTCTCAAGGTGTCACCACGGGGGATTATCCTGACCGACAACATCACCAACCAGCTCATTGAGAACGTGTCCATTTACAG GATCTCCTACTGCACAGCAGACAAGATGCACGACAAAGTGTTTGCGTACATCGCACAGAGCCAGCACAACGAGAATCTCGAGTGCCATGCCTTCCTCTGCACCAAGCGGAAAATG GCCCAGGCTGTCACCCTCACAGTAGCCCAGGCCTTCAaagttgcctttgagttttggcAGGTGTCCAAGGAAG TGGTTGCCACTGGGAACCTGCTGGACTTGGAAGAGACGGCCAAGGCCCCGCTGTCCACAGTCAGCGCTAATACCACTAACATGGATGAGGCACCGAGGCCTCAAGCCTTGAACAATAGCAGCGTTGTCTGG GAGCTGGATGACGGCCTGGATGAAGCATTTTCAAG GCTTGCCCAGTCTCGGACGAACCCTCAGGTCCTGGACACTGGATTGACAGCACAGGACATCCATTATGCCCAGTGCCTCTCACCTGTCGACTGGGACAAGCCTGACAGCAGCGGCGCCGAGCAGGATGACCTCTTCAGCTTCTGA
- the LDLRAP1 gene encoding low density lipoprotein receptor adapter protein 1 isoform X2, with the protein MTTPLLLESRCREKDLSASHLSGKISQEIPLGEVRRESKKWISHQQLPENWTDTRETLLEGMLFSLKYLGMTLVEQPKGEELSAAAVKRIVATAKASGKKLQKVTLKVSPRGIILTDNITNQLIENVSIYRISYCTADKMHDKVFAYIAQSQHNENLECHAFLCTKRKMAQAVTLTVAQAFKVAFEFWQVSKEEKEKREKASQEGGDVLGGGLRDNTPSLKSLVATGNLLDLEETAKAPLSTVSANTTNMDEAPRPQALNNSSVVWLDDGLDEAFSRLAQSRTNPQVLDTGLTAQDIHYAQCLSPVDWDKPDSSGAEQDDLFSF; encoded by the exons ATGACCACTCCGCTTCTTCTAGAAAGCAGATGCCGAGAGAAGGATCTGAGTGCGAGCCATCTATCTGGGAAGATATCTCAAGAAATACCTTTAGGAGAAGTGAGAAGAGAGTCCAAAAAGTGGATAAGTCACCAGC AGCTGCCAGAGAACTGGACGGACACTCGGGAGACACTGCTCGAGGGGATGCTCTTCAGCCTCAAGTACCTGGGCATGACGCTGGTGGAGCAGCCCAAGGGCGAGGAGCTGTCGGCTGCTGCCGTCAAGAGGATTGTGGCCACG GCAAAGGCCAGCGGGAAGAAGCTGCAGAAAGTGACTCTCAAGGTGTCACCACGGGGGATTATCCTGACCGACAACATCACCAACCAGCTCATTGAGAACGTGTCCATTTACAG GATCTCCTACTGCACAGCAGACAAGATGCACGACAAAGTGTTTGCGTACATCGCACAGAGCCAGCACAACGAGAATCTCGAGTGCCATGCCTTCCTCTGCACCAAGCGGAAAATG GCCCAGGCTGTCACCCTCACAGTAGCCCAGGCCTTCAaagttgcctttgagttttggcAGGTGTCCAAGGAAG agaaggagaagagggagaaagccaGCCAAGAAGGAGGGGACGTCCTGGGTGGGGGCCTCCGTGACAACACCCCATCGTTGAAGAGCT TGGTTGCCACTGGGAACCTGCTGGACTTGGAAGAGACGGCCAAGGCCCCGCTGTCCACAGTCAGCGCTAATACCACTAACATGGATGAGGCACCGAGGCCTCAAGCCTTGAACAATAGCAGCGTTGTCTGG CTGGATGACGGCCTGGATGAAGCATTTTCAAG GCTTGCCCAGTCTCGGACGAACCCTCAGGTCCTGGACACTGGATTGACAGCACAGGACATCCATTATGCCCAGTGCCTCTCACCTGTCGACTGGGACAAGCCTGACAGCAGCGGCGCCGAGCAGGATGACCTCTTCAGCTTCTGA
- the LDLRAP1 gene encoding low density lipoprotein receptor adapter protein 1 isoform X1, producing MTTPLLLESRCREKDLSASHLSGKISQEIPLGEVRRESKKWISHQQLPENWTDTRETLLEGMLFSLKYLGMTLVEQPKGEELSAAAVKRIVATAKASGKKLQKVTLKVSPRGIILTDNITNQLIENVSIYRISYCTADKMHDKVFAYIAQSQHNENLECHAFLCTKRKMAQAVTLTVAQAFKVAFEFWQVSKEEKEKREKASQEGGDVLGGGLRDNTPSLKSLVATGNLLDLEETAKAPLSTVSANTTNMDEAPRPQALNNSSVVWELDDGLDEAFSRLAQSRTNPQVLDTGLTAQDIHYAQCLSPVDWDKPDSSGAEQDDLFSF from the exons ATGACCACTCCGCTTCTTCTAGAAAGCAGATGCCGAGAGAAGGATCTGAGTGCGAGCCATCTATCTGGGAAGATATCTCAAGAAATACCTTTAGGAGAAGTGAGAAGAGAGTCCAAAAAGTGGATAAGTCACCAGC AGCTGCCAGAGAACTGGACGGACACTCGGGAGACACTGCTCGAGGGGATGCTCTTCAGCCTCAAGTACCTGGGCATGACGCTGGTGGAGCAGCCCAAGGGCGAGGAGCTGTCGGCTGCTGCCGTCAAGAGGATTGTGGCCACG GCAAAGGCCAGCGGGAAGAAGCTGCAGAAAGTGACTCTCAAGGTGTCACCACGGGGGATTATCCTGACCGACAACATCACCAACCAGCTCATTGAGAACGTGTCCATTTACAG GATCTCCTACTGCACAGCAGACAAGATGCACGACAAAGTGTTTGCGTACATCGCACAGAGCCAGCACAACGAGAATCTCGAGTGCCATGCCTTCCTCTGCACCAAGCGGAAAATG GCCCAGGCTGTCACCCTCACAGTAGCCCAGGCCTTCAaagttgcctttgagttttggcAGGTGTCCAAGGAAG agaaggagaagagggagaaagccaGCCAAGAAGGAGGGGACGTCCTGGGTGGGGGCCTCCGTGACAACACCCCATCGTTGAAGAGCT TGGTTGCCACTGGGAACCTGCTGGACTTGGAAGAGACGGCCAAGGCCCCGCTGTCCACAGTCAGCGCTAATACCACTAACATGGATGAGGCACCGAGGCCTCAAGCCTTGAACAATAGCAGCGTTGTCTGG GAGCTGGATGACGGCCTGGATGAAGCATTTTCAAG GCTTGCCCAGTCTCGGACGAACCCTCAGGTCCTGGACACTGGATTGACAGCACAGGACATCCATTATGCCCAGTGCCTCTCACCTGTCGACTGGGACAAGCCTGACAGCAGCGGCGCCGAGCAGGATGACCTCTTCAGCTTCTGA